The nucleotide sequence AGCTGGATAGATACCAGACAGCCACTCCTCCGAGAATTGCCAAATCTTCAATTGATTTTTCAAAAACAGAGGAATTAAAGGGAGAAGATAAGCCACGATATTTTTCTTACGAAACAAAAAAAGAATATAATTCGACTTTACCAACTTGGCTTACATTCACAACACCTGAAACAATAAAAGTGGGACAGGAAATGTTAAAATATTCGCCAATTGTTACAGGAATTGTAAGTACAAAGGGGCCACGACATTGTCCTTCACTTGATAGAAAGATTATGAACTTTCCAGAAAAAACAAATCATCAGATATTTCTGGAGCAGGAATCTGTGGAATCGGACGAAATCTATATAAATGGATTTACAACAGCAATGCCACCATTTGCACAGGAAGCGATGTTAAAAACAATCAGCGGGCTTGAAAATGCCAAAATTGTACGTTACGGGTATGCGGTGGAATATAACTTTGTACCTGCGTATCAGTTAAAATTAACTCTTGAAACAAAAGTTCTGGATGGACTTTATACAGCGGGGACGATTAATGGAACGAGTGGATATGAAGAGGCTGCCTGTCAAGGATTTATGGCTGGAGTGAATGCTGCGAGAAAAATTTTAGGAAAAAAGGAAATTGTGATTGACAGAAGTGAGGGATATATCGGTGTTTTGATAGACGATATAATAAACAAAAAAACGCCAGAGCCTTATCGTGTATTGCCTTCAAGAGCTGAATACAGACTGACTTTGCGTCAAGACAACATTTTTATAAGACTTTTGGAAAAAGCGAAGGAAATTGGGTTATTAGATGCTGAAAAATTGACAGAACTTGAAGATACGTGTCAGGAAATTGAAAATGAAATCGAAAGACTAAAGAGCATTACAGTTTATCCAACTAAGGAAAATAATGAAAAATTACTTGAAATTGTAGAAAAACAAAATCAATCTGAAAGTGAGGAAATTGAAAAAAATAGTAAAAATAGTATGAACAGCCCTGTTTCAGCCTTTGAATTTCTTGCGAGAAAAGAAATTAATTATGATAATTTAAGTGAATTTGTGGAAACTGTGGAATTATCGGATTTAGCGAAGGAACAAGTAGAAATAAATGCGAAATATAACGTATTTATTGAAAGGGAAAAGGCACAGATTGAGAAATTTAAAAAACTGGAAAAAATGATAATTCCAAAGGACTTTGACTATGAAAGTGTAAAAGGGCTTAGTAATATTGCCATTTCGGGGCTTATATGTGGACAGCCTGAAACAATTGGGCAGGCTAGCAGAATTAGTGGAGTTACTTATAATGATATTTCACTTTTAATTGCGATTTTGAAGAATTGATGTATAAAGTTAAATAATACTGGAGTTTGAATAGCATAGTTATGGTTTTCAAGTTCAGTTTTAATTAATTTTATTATGATATTTGAAAATTTAGGAAGGAAAAGAATGGAAGAAAGTATAAAAGAAAAAAACAGTTTAGCAGATAACAAAAAAACAAGGTTTGGAACGGAATCAATCCCAAAACTTCTGATTTCACTTGCAATACCGGCAATTATTGCCAATCTTGTGAATGCGCTTTATAATATTGTGGATCAAGTTTTTATCGGGCAGAAAATCGGATTTTTGGGAAATGCGGCTACGAATGTGGCTTTTCCACTTACGACAATTTGTCTTGCGATTGGACTTATGACGGGAGTGGGGGCTGCGACGAACTTTAATCTGGAATTAGGTAGAAAGCGTCCAAAAAGAGCAAAAAGTGTGGCTGGAACGGCAGTAACGATGCTTCTTTTAGGTGGAATTATATTATGCATATTGATTAATATATTTTTAAAGCCTATGTTAACAGCATTCGGTGCGACAAATCAGATTTTTGACTATGCTATTGAATATACTCGGATTACATCTTTAGGGATACCATTTTTATTATTTTCAATAGGGGCAAACCCTTTGGTAAGAGCTGATGGAAATGCCTTTTATTCGATGCTTGCGATAGTTGTTGGATCGCTTGTAAATACTATATTAGATCCGTTATTTATGTTTGGATTTGATATGGGGATGGATGGTGCGGCTTGGGCAACTGTAATTGGGCAGTTTGTATCAGCAGTTATGCTAGCTTTGTATTTTTTCAGATTTAAAAGCGTGAAATTTGAGTTAAGGGATTTTAAGATAAGAATACGAGAAATAGGGATTTTATTTGCATTAGGGACATCGCCTTTTATTTTTCAATGTTCTGCTTTAGTTATTCAAATTGTAACAAATAATCTGCTAAAGATATACGGGGCAAAATCCATTTATGGAAGTGAAATTCCAATTGCTGTTGCTGGAATTGTTATGAAAATAAATGTTATATTTATAGCGATTGTATTGGGACTGACACAGGGAGCACAGCCTATTGCAGGATACAACTATGGAGCAAGGAAATATACGAGAGTCCGTGAAATATTAAATTTGACATTAAAAGCCGCTTTTGTTATTTCAATAGTAGCATTTGCGATATTCCAAATTTTCCCTGTACAGATAATTTCTGTATTTGGAAGTGGAAGCGAACTTTACTTTAAATACGGAACAAAATATATGAGAATATTTTTATTTTTCATATTTTTAAATGGTATTCAAGGTGCGATTACAATGTTTTTAACATCAATTGGAAGGGCATTTCAAGGGGCTTTTTTGTCACTTGTAAGACAAATTATATCACTTTTGCCGCTACTTATAATTTTACCGTATTTTATGGGAGTTGATGGAATTATGTTCGCTTTTCCAATAGCGGATCTGGTAGCATTTATTGTATCGGTAATCATTTTGAAAAAGGAAATGAAAAGAATTCCTAAATTGGATGAAGACAATTAAAAAGATTGAAAAAGGAGAAAAATTTAATGAAATTAATAGTGGGACTGGGAAATCCTGGAGAACAGTATAAATTGACAAGGCATAATATCGGTTTTATATTTATTGACGAATATTTGAAGGAAAATAATATAAATGATGTAAGGGAAAAGTTTAAGTCGCTGTTTGTACAGACTAATTATAAAGGGGATAAAGTTTTTTACCAAAAGCCAACTACATTTATGAATTTGAGTGGAGAAGCAGTTGGAGAAGCTGTCAGATTTTTTAAAATTGATCCGAAAACGGAACTTTTTGTAATTTATGACGATATGGATATGCAGTTTGGAAAACTGAAAATTAAGCAAAATGGAAGTGCAGGGGGACACAATGGCATAAAATCCATTATTTCCCATGTTGGAAATGAATTTGTGCGAATAAAATTTGGAATTGGAAAACCAAAGACGAAGGAAGAAACACTGGGATTTGTACTAGGAAAATTTTCGCCTGAGGAAAAGGAAGTTGTGAAAGATTCAAGAGAGAAAATATTTAATTTGATTGACGATATAAAAGATGATATGATAATTTCAAAGTTAATGAATAAATATAACACTAAATAAAAAAGAAAGGAATGGTTTAATGGGTAACGTTATTTTAAAATGCACTAATTTATCCAAAACTTATGATTTTGATAATGCATTAAATAATGTAAATTTATCAATAGAAACTGGTAAAATTATTGGATTATTAGGACCAAATGGAAGTGGAAAAACAACTTTTATAAAGCTGTTAAATGGACTTCTGAAACCTACTGAAGGAGAAATTTTTATAGACGGAAAAAATCCAGGAGTAGAAACTAAAAAGATTGTTGCATATTTGCCTGATAAAAATTATTTGGATAATTCTAAGACAGTAAAGGCGATTTTACAGCTATTTGCAGACTTTTATGATGATTTTGACTTGGAAAAGGCACAAAATATGTTAAAGGATCTAGGAATTGACATTACAAGAAGGTTTAAGCTGCTTTCAAAAGGGATGAAGGAAAAGGTTCAGTTAATACTGGTTATGTGCAGACGTGCCAAGTTGTATCTATTGGATGAACCAATAGCGGGAGTCGATCCTGCGGCAAGGGATTATATTTTAAATACTGTTATAAAAAATTATAACAGGGAAGCAGCAGTTATTATTTCCACACATTTAATAGCGGATGTGGAAAAGGTGCTGGATGAAGCAATTTTCATAAGTAAAGGTGAAATTTTGCTTTATCAGGATGTAAAAAGTATAATAAGTGAGCATAATAAAACAGTTGACGAATACTTTAGGGAGGTGTTTAAATATTGAAGAATCTAGGCAAATTAATCAAATATGATTTTATGGATGTGAGCAAACTGATAATACCGTTTTATATCGGAATGGGAGTAATGGGAATTGTTATAAGAGTATTTTGGTTCATTTTATTAAATGAGAAAATTGATGACAGGGTAAGAATTTCTACAGGTGTTTTTCAGTTTATGTCGTATTTTGGCTATGTAATTGCAATTATTGGGATAATCTTGATGACTTATTATGCGGTAATAATCCGTTATTACCGTTCTATTTATGGAAATGAGGGATATTTGACAAATACTCTTCCAATTGAAACATACGAAATAATTTTGGCAAAATTATTAACATTTTTTAGCTGGTTTGTTGTAAATGGGATTATAATATTTTTTACTTTCTGGTTTATTATTCCCGTGGAGGGAATATTTAAGGCAAATATATTCAGGCCTGAAGTTTTGCGTGAAATAGAAATGTTTTTACGTCATTCTGTAGGGACAGCTCTGATTATCGGTATTATTTCAATGCTAGTTATGACAATTGAAAAAATATTATTTTTATTTCTTTGTGTAAGTATTGCAAATATGGTAAAGTCTTACAGAATTTTGACTGGAATTGGAGCATATATAATTCTTGGAGGGATTATAGGTTTAATAAAACAAGTTATATTAACTTTTACATATATTTTTGATAAAAATTATGGTAATTATGATAATTCAGAATGGGAAGTTTTAAGAACATTTGAAAATGTATTTAATACTAATCTGGGAATGCTTTTCACAAGTATAGTATTTTCAGTTATCTTATTTTTTGTGGTAAATTATTTGTTAAAAAATAAGCTAAATTTGGAATAAATTTAAATAAATAAAAAACTCTAAAGAAAACTGGTGTATAGTTAGTTCAATTTAGAGTTTTTTTGTTTATTAAATGGACTTAAAATTTATCTGTTCAAAATTTTTTCAGTCTGCTTCAAATCTTTTTCTCTCGAAGCAACACCATATTTTTTCTTAATTTCCTCCAGCTTATCAATAATCTTCTGATTCTCTTCTCTTGAAAAGTTTTTTACCGATAAAAAAAATTTCATTGAACCTTCAAAACTTCTGATAGACTTTGTTAAAAAAAGACGTTTTCTAAAAAAAGGCGGCTTTCTCACAATATCGTCAAAATCAATAAAGGCAATTTTACCGCTATTCCTATCTATAAAAAAATTACCTAAACTAAAGTCCATATGATAATATCCCTTTTCAAAAAACTTTGTTTCAAAATCTAACCACAAATCAACTGTTTTATATGCAAGCTCAAAATCATCCTTTTCAACTAAATAATTATAATAAGATATAAAATCCCCTTTAAACGTTTTATTTATATTTTCCGAAACAGTTTCTATCTTTATATGTAAAGGTGTATATTTTATAACCTTATATTCTGTAATTTTCATAAAATTCAATTCTGGAAAATCCTTTTCCAGATACTTTGCAATCTCAAAGGAATTTTTTCCCTTTTCCCGTGTAAATCCAAAAAAAATCTTCAAAGCCTTCTTGCTTTTATATTCATAAGTTTTGTAAAAAAATTTTTTTTCATTATCTATATTTAAATTTTTATTTTCCTGCATTTTTATCATTTTTCCTTTATTTTTTATTCTTTTCATAGTAAAATTATTTAAAGCGAAGTTCATAGTTTATAGCTATGTTACACAAACTTTAAATTATCAATCTGATTTTTATTCTAACATATTCTATTTTTTATTTCAATAATTAAAAATTAAATGGACAGAGTAAAAAACTTTTATCCAAAATATATTGATTTTTATAATTAACTGACGTAAAATAAGATAATAATAATGAAAGGAAGGCAAAATGAAAAAAAATATAAGACTGTATAAGTTTAACGAAATTGATTCAACAAATGAATATTTACGAAAAAATCATAAAAGTTATGAGGAATTTGATGTTATTTCTGCCAGAACACAGACACATGGGAAGGCACGTAGACAGAACGACTGGGTTTCTATGGATGGAATGGCTATTTTCAGCTTTTTTTTGAAGGAAAGAGACAACTGGGAAATTGAGGATTATTTGAAATTGCCGTTGATTGCTGGACTTGCAACAGTAAACGGTTTGAAGGAAATTGAAAATTTGGAATATAAATTCAAATGGACTAATGATGTTTATGTGGAAAATATGAAATTATGTGGTATTCTAATAGAAAAAACTGAAGATGTTTATATTACGGGAATTGGGATAAATGTAAATAATATGTTGCCAGAAAACTTAAAAAGTAAAGCCATTTCATTGACTCAAATAAGAAATAAAAAATATGAAATTGATGAAGTTATAAAAAATATTGTTTTAGAATTTCAAACATTGTGTGAAAATTTAGAAAATGGATTCTGGAAGGATATTTTAAAGGAAATTAATCAGATAAATTATTTGAAAGGTAAAAAAATTGAATTAAAATTTGGCAATGAAGTTATTTCAGGAGTTGCTCAGAATATTGATGAAAATGGGGAGCTTCAGATTTTGATGGAAAAAACAGATAATCGAAAGCCTGAAGTTAGGAGTTTTTCAGTTGGGGAAGTTTTTGAAAAGATAGTTTATTCTTCATAATTTTTTTTAGATTTTTGTTAAAAAATTGTAAAATCAATATAGTTTAAAAGTAGTCTAAATTTTGGGATATTAGTAAATTAAAAAAGAGGCATAGGCCTCTTTTATTATTGTTTTTTTCTTAACTCTTCATTATCTTTTTTAGCATCTTTAATCGTACCACCTTTTCCACCATGTCCGTTCCAATATTTGCTCATAGGATTTTTTCTGCTTGTTGTTGGAATATATGCCACTGTTGCTCCTTTTCTAGCTTTAATCTGTGCTATATAGTCTTGCGACTGTTTTTCAATTTTTTCAAATTCAGTTTTATACAGTGCCTTTATTTTCTCTCTTCTCTCTTCGCTGAGCGCTTTAAGTTTTTTAGATATTTTTCCGTTAAATTCATATAATCCTGCAAATTTAGAATCATTTGAATAACTTTTTGACCCATACATTATAAGAGAGCTCATATTATTTTTTTCTCCCAGAGATCTTTCTATAAGAAATTTGTTCATTGACAGTGTCAAATTATGAGATGCTATTATTCTGTTTATCATATAGTCATTTAAAGGTTCCCATTTATAGTCAGAAAAAGCTATTTCATGTATTCTTTGCAGTTCTTCTGTCAATTTAGCGGCATCATTTGCTGAAGAATAATAACCGTTTGCGGCATTTGCAATTTCTTTCAGCACTTTATTCTGATTGGCATCCACATTGAACCCTATTATTCCTAAAACTATATCTGTATTTTCATTTTTAAATTTTTTCGCTGTTTCAACAGGATTACCGTCGCATGTTTCGATTCCGTCAGTAATGATATACAGGATATTCAATGTCTTTTCGCCTTTTAATGCTTTCAAGTCATTTGTTCCGTTTTCAATCGATTTTGCTATGGAAGTCCATCCTGTAGGCTGAATTGGAGCTAAAGAGCTTTTCAGCTTATCCTTATTTAAAGTTTCAATCGGTGAAATCAGTTCGTTGGCGGAACATGATTCCTGTTTTTTACTTGCCGTATTATCTCCCTTATGGCCGAAAACCCTCAGTCCTACTTTTGTGTTTGCAGGCATTTCGGAAATAACTTTCTCTATAGATTCCTTTGCAATTTCCATCATTGTTTTATCGCCTATTTTCTGTTTCATTGAACCGCTGGCATCTAAAATGATTTCAAGATTGACATTCATATTTTCTTCAATTTTTTGTTTTGTAAAAGGATTTACCATGTCATCCTTGAAGATGACATATGAAAATCTGTCAAGAGTTTCAATCGGCTCATAATCATAGCCGGCTATGTATAAAAATTTCTTGAAGAGACGTTCAACTTCTTCATCAGAAGCATCTTCACCTAAGGCAGGTTTAATTTTTTTCAGTTCATTCTGAACATTTTCTCTCCAGATATCTGATTTTTTTACTATATTTTCTTCATAAGTATCAGGAAACTGGTAGATTCCAGGTGCCGCATCTACTATTCCCTCATATGTGTACACAATATCAGGCAAATCCCCGTTAACGCCTTTCCCTTTTTGGAGTTCCTCTTCTGAAAGCTGTTTTTCTGATTCTTTTTTCTTGTCTTCCTTTTTGTCTATATCTTCTTTTTTATTGAAGCAGGCTGTCAAGACTAAAAGTGCAATACTTAAAATTAATAATTTTTTCCATTTATTTTTTTTCATGAAAACCTCCTAAAAATTGTAGTTCTTTATTTAGTTTTTTTAATTTATCTATTATAAGTATACCACAAAAAATATAGAATTGACTATGCAAATAACAAATGCTATAATAAGGCAGATTTATTTATACTATTTAGGAGGTATTATGAGAAAAAATATTTTAAGAAGTTTGTTATTGCTGGCAATTTTGTTATTTGCAATTAGTTGTGGTAAAAAGAATGATACAATTAAAATTGTATTTTTACCTAATGAAACCAATGATTCGTTGAAAAAATCAAGGGAAGAGTTTGCACGGGTTGTACAAGAAGCAACTGGGAAAAAGGTTGAAATTGTTACAACTACAGATTATAATATTACAGTTGAGAATATTATTTCTGGACAGTCACAGATTGCGTATATCGGAGCTGAGGCGTATTTGAATGCCAGACAGAGAACGAAAGATATTGAAGCAGTGCTTACAAATGCTGGAGAAAGCGGAACGTTAGAAGATGCACGTTATTACAGTTTTATTGCAGTTAGAGCAGAAGATGCCAATCAGTACCGTTCTGGAGATGGGTTTGACTTGAAAAAGTTAAAAGGTAAGTCTATAGGATTTGTTACAAACAGCTCTACATCAGGATTTAAAATACCTGCTAATTACATTGTAAAAGAGTTTGGATTGAAAAGTACAGATGAAGTGCTTGGAAATAAAGTATTTTCAAAAGTTATGTTTGGAAATTCACATCCTGGAGCACAAGTTTTATTATTTAAAGGGGATGTTGACGTTGCAACATTTGCTATCCCAAAATCATTTACAATTTATGAGCTGACTGCTGGAAAGGACTTTAATTCAGGAGCTACATATAAAGTGAGAAAAGGGGCAGTCGCACCATTTGGGGATTATGCAGGAAAAAGTTTTACAGTTATAAAATCAATACCTGTTTACAATGGGCCAATAGTATTTAATACAAAAACTTTAGCAAAAGAGGATCAGGAAAAAATCAAAAAGGCGCTTTTAGCTAAATCAACAACTGACAATCCACATATTTTCAGTGACAAGAAAAGTAAAATAAGAGGACTTTTCTTAAAAGAAAACCCAAATGTTGGATTTGTGGAAACAAATACAGCCTGGTATGAAGGAATGAAAGATATAAAATAATAAAAATCGAGGAAAAAAATGCGTTTAGATAAATTTTTAAAAGTAACAAGAATTATAAAAAGAAGAACAGTGGCAAAGGAGCTGGCTGACAATGGAAATATCGTCGTAAACGGAGATGTAAAGAAATCTTCCTATGATGTAAAAAAAGGCGATATTTTTGAAATAAAATATTTTAATAAAAATATAAAGGTAAAAGTACTGGATTTACCGCCTGAAAGTCTGAAAAAGGAATTTATTGATGAATATATCCAAATAATTGAATAATTTTAATTTATATAAAAAAAATCTACTTAAAATCACGATAAATAACAGTAAATATTGTATTTTTATTGATGTTTTCTCTTGTTTTTTTTAACAAATAGGGTATAATTATATCGGAAGATATAAATTACAAAATAAGGAGAAGACTTATGAAAGTTACTGATATTCGTATTAGAATTGGAAAACAGACGGAAAACAACGAAAGGTTACGGGCGTATGCCGACATAACATTTGACGAAAGTTTTGTTATTCACGGGTTAAAGATAATTGATGGACAAAACGGACTTTTTGTGGCAATGCCTTCAAGAAGAATGCCAAATGGAGAATTTAAGGATATTGTTCATCCAATAAAACCTGAATTAAGAGCTGAAATAACACAAGTTATTTTAGAAAAATTTGAACAGGAAAGTGCAGCTCAGGCTGAAGCAGAGTAAAAAATTCGTAAATTAAAAGTACACCTAAAAATACTAAAATATATATACATTAATACTAATATCAGTGGTGTACTTTTTTTTATATTTTAAAATCAATTCGTATTACTTAACTTTTCCAAAACAGCTTTATCCTTTTTGTTTCTTTTCATAACTGGTAAATACAGTACAAATTGCAAAAATATCATTGTCAGTATCAAGACAATATCATATAGCCAAATTGGATTTATAAATTTCACTTGTGAAATAATATGACTTTTTAAAAACATTGCATTTATCTCTTTGAATACCGAGTTATAAATGAATGCGTAAAGAAATATCAGAAGCAACGTAATTACTGACTGAAAAAATCCTTTTTGTGTTGGCTTGTCATCCAAATACTCATATCCAAAAAAGGTTGTAAAAACAATAAGTGCATGCATTATCATAAAAAGATAGACATAATAATTATCATGATAATATATTATTCCCGGCAAAATTAACGCTAATATCGGGCCAAAAGTCAAATAATATACGGCATTATACAAAAATTTCGTTTTAAAAATCAGATACAGTCCTGCGAAAATTGCTGCGAAATTGCAAAGATGGACAGGTGTAACGTTGGTTATAGGTTCATTTTGATACATTAACCTGTAAATTGAATCAACTAATTTAAATATGAGCAAAAAATACCCCAAAAAAGTTGAATATTTATTTATATCCATATTTTTAAAAAATTTAGGAATATAAAATAAAAATACGCAAAATAAAATAGATACAATAAAAGTTTCTATATGAATAGGGCTAAAATAACTAAAAGTCAAAATATCTCCTTTCTAAATTTCCATTTAAAAATTTAATTATTTATTATTTTCTACATTCAAGAAAATCACACTTGCCAGAGTTTTTTTATAAATTTCAAATATTCCAATTAAAATTCTGGAAATAATAAGAATAATTATTACTATCATAGCTGAATTTGGCGATTTTAATACAATTATTGAAGCAGCAGTTGTTAAAACGGCTGATACAATGGCTGAGATTACATTTATTAAAAATAAAGGTAAAATTATTTTTACTCTATTGCCTTCTAATAGTGCTGTATTTTTTTCAAATGCAGTTGTTAGGCTTACATTTCTTGATAGATATATTTGTCTGAAAAATGCTGCAAAATATGCAAGTGCAAACAAAACTCCGATACCTACTATTCCTAAAGGTTTTATAAAATTACTTATAAATGTCATAATTATAGCTAAAATTATGGATCTTGACAATATGTCTTTTCTTGTCAGTTCATTTTTTTCATCAATTCTGGTGATAACATCATTTTGGAATAAATTCAAGGCATACTCTATCACAATTACGATTAAAAGATTGATTAACATAGCAGATAACGGTAATTTAGGGAAAGGCTGTTTAGCGACAGAAGCTCTTATCATAGCCTCGAATGAATTAAACATTGTATAGCCGCTAAGTGCAAATAATGCTATGATTGAAGGCAAATATTTTCTGTCTTTACTAAACATTTCCTTTAAAACTGCAAAGGATTTTATAAAATATTCTTTTTGTGTCAAATTTTCATTTTTTAATGATTCATTTATTTCTTTCATTTTTACCTCTTTTCTATTTTTTATTATAATTTTTTTATATTTTATTTTTTACGTAAAATTTTTCAACGCTGTTTATTGTTTTGTTTGTGAAAACATCCAGTCTTTTATTCCTGAAATGCTGTAAGCAACCTTCCAAGTTCCTGCGTGTTCTGAGCCGGGATTAGCGTCTTTTGTTAAATATGGATTTGTTCCTTTTTCAAGTGTTGTATATTTAATATTTGATTTTTGGGCAATAACTTTTCTTGCACCTTCCAGAAATTGCTCATTCGTGTAATCTGCTCTCCAGCTATCCCTTGCTACAACCGCCCCTCTTTTAATAAGTTCACTTGTAATAGTGTTCATTCCTGGATAAGCCTTTGCATCTCCAGTTGAAACCATAATCCAGAGATTATTCTTTGCCATAGGGGCAACTTCCTTTTCATTCCACTGGCAGGCTACCAGATATGAAGCAGCAAATAAATCTGGGTATTTAAAGTTCATGACAATTGCCATCATTCCGCCCATAGACTGTCCTGTTGCATATAATCTTTTTTCGTCAATGCTGTATCTTGAAAGCAGATGATCTTTTATAAGATTGACTGTTGCATCCAGATCGCTTGTAATATCTCCGTTATCATTTACTACTTGTCTTGAGTATTGTGGAGCCAGTACAAATGCTTCGTGTTTTGCCTGTTCTTCAGGAGTCGCAAATGAAACCGCACCATTTCCCTGTAGCAAAGTGGCTTTTGTATCTTCACTCAAGACACCCATATCATGCATAAACAGCACAAGTGGATATTTTTTATTTCTGTCATAATTTTTTGGAGTATACAAATTGTATTTTACAACTGTCCCTGTTTTTGGATCTTTATATTCAAATTGTTTAAAATTTTCTACAACTAAATTTTTTGTTTTGTTATTTTCAAGTATAGCAATGCTTTTTTCCAATTTTTTACCATTTGCAAATAAAATATCTTCCTTTTGTGTAATGCTTGATGTGGCTTTTTTCATTTGGAATCCAGCCCCCTGCCCTCCTTCGATACGAAGAGAAGCCCCGGTATCTTTAGGATTTAATTCAATAATTACATATTTTCCATCTTTTACAATATTAGTTTTTTCTGGACGTGTGTTTGAATAAATGTTTTCTACATTTCTTCCAGCCACTGTAAAAGTATTTTTAGTCAGCTGGGAATTTATAACTTTTTCATTAAATTCCACAATGATATGTGTAACCTGCTGTCCTGTTCCGAACACTTCTGTTACGGATGTTACATTTCTAATACCTTTAGGATATTTTATTTTTTCCATTTTCAACGTGGTAGTTTCCGCTGAAAATCCAACTGTTGATAACAACATTCCAAATATTGTCAAAAATAATAATACTCTTTTCATAGGCGATTCTCCTTTTCTATTTTTTATTATTTCTTAATCCTCAATAATTAAAAATCTTTATTAAATTTTACCACACTTTTTCCTATTTTTCCACTGTTCCAAATGTTACTTTTTAAACGAGTTAATTT is from Leptotrichia trevisanii DSM 22070 and encodes:
- a CDS encoding TIGR02206 family membrane protein; protein product: MTFSYFSPIHIETFIVSILFCVFLFYIPKFFKNMDINKYSTFLGYFLLIFKLVDSIYRLMYQNEPITNVTPVHLCNFAAIFAGLYLIFKTKFLYNAVYYLTFGPILALILPGIIYYHDNYYVYLFMIMHALIVFTTFFGYEYLDDKPTQKGFFQSVITLLLIFLYAFIYNSVFKEINAMFLKSHIISQVKFINPIWLYDIVLILTMIFLQFVLYLPVMKRNKKDKAVLEKLSNTN
- a CDS encoding alpha/beta hydrolase-fold protein gives rise to the protein MKRVLLFLTIFGMLLSTVGFSAETTTLKMEKIKYPKGIRNVTSVTEVFGTGQQVTHIIVEFNEKVINSQLTKNTFTVAGRNVENIYSNTRPEKTNIVKDGKYVIIELNPKDTGASLRIEGGQGAGFQMKKATSSITQKEDILFANGKKLEKSIAILENNKTKNLVVENFKQFEYKDPKTGTVVKYNLYTPKNYDRNKKYPLVLFMHDMGVLSEDTKATLLQGNGAVSFATPEEQAKHEAFVLAPQYSRQVVNDNGDITSDLDATVNLIKDHLLSRYSIDEKRLYATGQSMGGMMAIVMNFKYPDLFAASYLVACQWNEKEVAPMAKNNLWIMVSTGDAKAYPGMNTITSELIKRGAVVARDSWRADYTNEQFLEGARKVIAQKSNIKYTTLEKGTNPYLTKDANPGSEHAGTWKVAYSISGIKDWMFSQTKQ
- a CDS encoding phosphate/phosphite/phosphonate ABC transporter substrate-binding protein → MRKNILRSLLLLAILLFAISCGKKNDTIKIVFLPNETNDSLKKSREEFARVVQEATGKKVEIVTTTDYNITVENIISGQSQIAYIGAEAYLNARQRTKDIEAVLTNAGESGTLEDARYYSFIAVRAEDANQYRSGDGFDLKKLKGKSIGFVTNSSTSGFKIPANYIVKEFGLKSTDEVLGNKVFSKVMFGNSHPGAQVLLFKGDVDVATFAIPKSFTIYELTAGKDFNSGATYKVRKGAVAPFGDYAGKSFTVIKSIPVYNGPIVFNTKTLAKEDQEKIKKALLAKSTTDNPHIFSDKKSKIRGLFLKENPNVGFVETNTAWYEGMKDIK
- a CDS encoding RNA-binding S4 domain-containing protein, translated to MRLDKFLKVTRIIKRRTVAKELADNGNIVVNGDVKKSSYDVKKGDIFEIKYFNKNIKVKVLDLPPESLKKEFIDEYIQIIE
- the spoVG gene encoding septation regulator SpoVG — encoded protein: MKVTDIRIRIGKQTENNERLRAYADITFDESFVIHGLKIIDGQNGLFVAMPSRRMPNGEFKDIVHPIKPELRAEITQVILEKFEQESAAQAEAE